In Astatotilapia calliptera chromosome 23, fAstCal1.2, whole genome shotgun sequence, a genomic segment contains:
- the ephx2 gene encoding bifunctional epoxide hydrolase 2 isoform X2, protein MADKKAILFNFWGVAVSARRAAIFKKLEELHNLPGGFLSSLESKDDGALRQAERGAMTLTQMIPALEAECVQEARDRSVTLPADWSVKGLLDKLTEAMMDVQAAVLKTAAGLRRSGLLTAVLANHWVDDRAAGDGTGRLLSLLGGHFDLVLQSCHLGHRVPEPAMFSSALQRLGVTPKQALWLDADVEGVKAAEGAGMKAVLVENLDAALEKLSEFTGFQAVGTVSPPPACSPDEVSHGYITIKPGVRTHYVEMGSGPPVLLCHGFPESWYSWRYQIPALAAAGFRVLALDMKGYGESTAPPDIEEYSHEELCKELVVFLDKMSIPQVTLVGHDWGGSLVWAMARFYPERIRAVASLNTPMFKLNPLVPAFERLKAIPIFDYQGVAEAELEKDLERTFKIFFSSSSEAKGRPPLSTAGVCARGGLFVGLPEQIPRSSMLTEADLQYYVSQYKERGFRGPLNWYRNSDANWKWMCSRPFEKLLMPTMMLTAGKDPVLLPSFTKGMEDSMPNLTRGHIEECGHWTQMEKPAETNKILISWLKEAHKKTEGGTVAPKL, encoded by the exons ATGGCTGATAAGAAAGCCATCCTGTTCAACTTCTGGGGAGTCGCCGTCTCTGCCAGACGTGctgccatttttaaaaagctggaaGAGTTGCACAACCTGCCGGG AGGTTTTCTCTCCAGTTTGGAGTCCAAAGACGACGGCGCCCTGAGGCAGGCTGAGAGAGGAGCCATGACACTTACACAG atgATCCCAGCTTTGGAGGCCGAGTGTGTGCAGGAAGCCCGGGACAGGAGTGTGACTCTGCCGGCTGATTGGTCAGTTAAAGGCCTGCTAGACAAACTCACAGAGGCAATGATGGACGTCCAAGCAGCTGTGCTGAAGACAGCTGCTGGCCTGCGACGCAGCG GGTTACTGACAGCTGTGCTGGCCAATCACTGGGTAGATGACAGAGCGGCTGGAGATGGCACAGGTCGCCTTCTCTCTCTGCTGGGAGGCCATTTTGACCTGGTCCTCCAGTCCTGCCACTTGGGTCACAGGGTCCCTGAGCCCGCCATGTTCAGCTCTGCCCTGCAGCGCCTGGGGGTGACACCCAAACAG GCGTTGTGGCTGGATGCTGATGTTGAGGGTGTAAAAGCCGCAGAGGGAGCAGGGATGAAGGCCGTCTTGGTGGAAAATCTGGATGCTGCTCTGGAGAAACTGTCTGAATTTACTGGCTTTCAG GCTGTTGGAACAGTGAGCCCCCCACCAGCCTGCAGCCCTGATGAAGTGTCCCATGGCTACATCACCATAAAA CCTGGTGTGAGGACTCATTATGTGGAAATGGGCTCCGGTCCACCGGTGCTACTGTGTCACGGTTTCCCGGAGAGCTGGTACTCCTGGAGGTACCAG ATCCCAGCCTTGGCTGCAGCAGGATTCAGGGTTTTAGCTCTGGACATGAAAGGATATGGAGAgtccacagcgccccctg ACATAGAGGAATATTCTCATGAGGAGCTTTGTAAG gAGTTAGTCGTATTTTTGGATAAAATG TCCATACCACAGGTCACCCTGGTGGGTCACGACTGGGGCGGCTCCCTGGTGTGGGCCATGGCCCGCTTCTATCCCGAGAGAatcag GGCTGTGGCATCGTTGAACACCCCAATGTTCAAGTTGAATCCTTTGGTTCCTGCTTTCGAGAGACTGAAGGCTATTCCAATATTCGACTATCAG GGTGTGGCGGAGGCCGAGCTGGAGAAGGATTTGGAGAGGACGTtcaagattttcttttccagcagTAGTGAAGCG AAGGGTCGTCCCCCTCTCAGCACCGCAGGAGTGTGCGCTCGAG GTGGCCTGTTTGTGGGTCTGCCGGAGCAGATTCCCAGGAGCTCCATGCTGACAGAAGCTGACCTGCAGTACTACGTCAGCCAGTACAAAGAAAGAGGCTTCAG GGGGCCCTTGAACTGGTATCGAAATAGTGATGCAAACTGGAAGTGGATGTGTTCCCGGCCCTTTGAGAAG CTGCTAATGCCAACAATGATGCTGACGGCGGGTAAAGACCCCGTACTGCTGCCGTCCTTTACCAAGGGCATGGAGGACTCG ATGCCAAACCTGACCAGGGGACACATCGAAGAGTGTGGACACTGGACACAGATGGAAAAGCCGGCAGAGACCAACAAAATCCTGATATCCTGGCTTAAAGAGGCGCACAAGAAGACTGAAGGTGGTACTGTGGCTCCCAAACtgtga
- the ephx2 gene encoding bifunctional epoxide hydrolase 2 isoform X1, which translates to MADKKAILFNFWGVAVSARRAAIFKKLEELHNLPGGFLSSLESKDDGALRQAERGAMTLTQMIPALEAECVQEARDRSVTLPADWSVKGLLDKLTEAMMDVQAAVLKTAAGLRRSGLLTAVLANHWVDDRAAGDGTGRLLSLLGGHFDLVLQSCHLGHRVPEPAMFSSALQRLGVTPKQALWLDADVEGVKAAEGAGMKAVLVENLDAALEKLSEFTGFQAVGTVSPPPACSPDEVSHGYITIKPGVRTHYVEMGSGPPVLLCHGFPESWYSWRYQIPALAAAGFRVLALDMKGYGESTAPPDIEEYSHEELCKELVVFLDKMSIPQVTLVGHDWGGSLVWAMARFYPERIRAVASLNTPMFKLNPLVPAFERLKAIPIFDYQVYFQTPGVAEAELEKDLERTFKIFFSSSSEAKGRPPLSTAGVCARGGLFVGLPEQIPRSSMLTEADLQYYVSQYKERGFRGPLNWYRNSDANWKWMCSRPFEKLLMPTMMLTAGKDPVLLPSFTKGMEDSMPNLTRGHIEECGHWTQMEKPAETNKILISWLKEAHKKTEGGTVAPKL; encoded by the exons ATGGCTGATAAGAAAGCCATCCTGTTCAACTTCTGGGGAGTCGCCGTCTCTGCCAGACGTGctgccatttttaaaaagctggaaGAGTTGCACAACCTGCCGGG AGGTTTTCTCTCCAGTTTGGAGTCCAAAGACGACGGCGCCCTGAGGCAGGCTGAGAGAGGAGCCATGACACTTACACAG atgATCCCAGCTTTGGAGGCCGAGTGTGTGCAGGAAGCCCGGGACAGGAGTGTGACTCTGCCGGCTGATTGGTCAGTTAAAGGCCTGCTAGACAAACTCACAGAGGCAATGATGGACGTCCAAGCAGCTGTGCTGAAGACAGCTGCTGGCCTGCGACGCAGCG GGTTACTGACAGCTGTGCTGGCCAATCACTGGGTAGATGACAGAGCGGCTGGAGATGGCACAGGTCGCCTTCTCTCTCTGCTGGGAGGCCATTTTGACCTGGTCCTCCAGTCCTGCCACTTGGGTCACAGGGTCCCTGAGCCCGCCATGTTCAGCTCTGCCCTGCAGCGCCTGGGGGTGACACCCAAACAG GCGTTGTGGCTGGATGCTGATGTTGAGGGTGTAAAAGCCGCAGAGGGAGCAGGGATGAAGGCCGTCTTGGTGGAAAATCTGGATGCTGCTCTGGAGAAACTGTCTGAATTTACTGGCTTTCAG GCTGTTGGAACAGTGAGCCCCCCACCAGCCTGCAGCCCTGATGAAGTGTCCCATGGCTACATCACCATAAAA CCTGGTGTGAGGACTCATTATGTGGAAATGGGCTCCGGTCCACCGGTGCTACTGTGTCACGGTTTCCCGGAGAGCTGGTACTCCTGGAGGTACCAG ATCCCAGCCTTGGCTGCAGCAGGATTCAGGGTTTTAGCTCTGGACATGAAAGGATATGGAGAgtccacagcgccccctg ACATAGAGGAATATTCTCATGAGGAGCTTTGTAAG gAGTTAGTCGTATTTTTGGATAAAATG TCCATACCACAGGTCACCCTGGTGGGTCACGACTGGGGCGGCTCCCTGGTGTGGGCCATGGCCCGCTTCTATCCCGAGAGAatcag GGCTGTGGCATCGTTGAACACCCCAATGTTCAAGTTGAATCCTTTGGTTCCTGCTTTCGAGAGACTGAAGGCTATTCCAATATTCGACTATCAGGTCTACTTCCAAACACCA GGTGTGGCGGAGGCCGAGCTGGAGAAGGATTTGGAGAGGACGTtcaagattttcttttccagcagTAGTGAAGCG AAGGGTCGTCCCCCTCTCAGCACCGCAGGAGTGTGCGCTCGAG GTGGCCTGTTTGTGGGTCTGCCGGAGCAGATTCCCAGGAGCTCCATGCTGACAGAAGCTGACCTGCAGTACTACGTCAGCCAGTACAAAGAAAGAGGCTTCAG GGGGCCCTTGAACTGGTATCGAAATAGTGATGCAAACTGGAAGTGGATGTGTTCCCGGCCCTTTGAGAAG CTGCTAATGCCAACAATGATGCTGACGGCGGGTAAAGACCCCGTACTGCTGCCGTCCTTTACCAAGGGCATGGAGGACTCG ATGCCAAACCTGACCAGGGGACACATCGAAGAGTGTGGACACTGGACACAGATGGAAAAGCCGGCAGAGACCAACAAAATCCTGATATCCTGGCTTAAAGAGGCGCACAAGAAGACTGAAGGTGGTACTGTGGCTCCCAAACtgtga
- the plaat1l gene encoding phospholipid-metabolizing enzyme A-C1, which produces MGQKNSHPKLFPGDIVEYPRNKYFSHFGVYYGERDGVPYVAHLTCRDSDTKLLLYGRALRSEVKLDPLELLGKKYKVNNMLDDTHPPRDFHGVVKPAIEDMMGREVTFDILFHNSEHQATLFRYGVKKSEQIDEIYEYIMPAWKKLFKEKQL; this is translated from the exons ATGGGCCAG aaaaattcCCACCCAAAGTTGTTCCCGGGGGACATTGTGGAGTATCCCAGGAACAAATACTTCTCTCATTTCGGAGTGTACTATGGAGAAAGGGACGGAGTTCCATACGTCGCTCACCTAACGTGTCGAG ATTCAGACACCAAACTGCTGCTGTACGGCCGAGCtctcaggtcagaggtcaaactgGACCCTCTGGAGCTTTTGGGGAAGAAATACAAG GTCAACAACATGCTGGATGACACGCACCCTCCGCGGGACTTCCACGGTGTGGTGAAGCCCGCCATCGAGGACATGATGGGCCGCGAGGTGACCTTTGACATCCTGTTTCACAACAGCGAACATCAGGCGACACTTTTTAGATACGGAGTGAAGAAGTCTGAACAG ATTGATGAGATCTACGAGTATATCATGCCAGCCTGGAAGAAACTGTTCAAGGAGAAACAGCTGTAA
- the znf513b gene encoding zinc finger protein 513 isoform X1 → MPRRKQSNPQPVKLDFEDGAVVCEPGCLVLDSDFLLSGELEFGDSEIMGLDRESGMTVFSLSVEDDSSAPTDSTFPAFLSCKGCGQLLGDTPLGAGLDLGVGLDLGAELYCLSCEEGLQHGTSIDSSQLDGSNLSDRSLGGSSKNKRRNVDKASGVADPAPKLYSCSLCTFTSRYSNHLKRHMRTHDGQKPYRCPVCPYASAQLVNLQRHARTHTGEKPYRCHQCSYACSSLGNLRRHQRMHTQERPQRREKEKRRGRRKKANSDAEEVMSDLTLRVSQDSAYLQTLGGLGSPSGPLPVLLFPLCCRVCGLTLEESDLEGDRAEGEVEGDGGQVCRRCSKDNSRAPCSRDVSRGSRRGQRSNKLYRCPHCPFLSHYPNHLARHSHVHSEEKPHRCPHCPYTSSHLDNLKRHLRVHTGEKPYQCPSCSYACGNLANLRRHERIHSGAKPFHCSICGYSCNQSMNLKRHMLRHTGEKPYACGECGYTTGHWDNYKRHQRKHGHNTDSWDKHAPINGLGWGQDTQESQSQGQEHS, encoded by the exons ATGCCGCGGAGAAAACAATCCAACCCGCAGCCGGTGAAAC TGGACTTTGAGGATGGGGCAGTGGTGTGTGAGCCGGGCTGTCTCGTTTTGGACAGCGACTTCCTGCTGAGCGGCGAGCTGGAGTTTGGAGACTCGGAGATCATGGGACTGGATAGAGAGTCTG GTATGACTGTCTTCTCTCTAAGTGTGGAGGACGACTCGTCAGCACCGACAGACTCCACCTTCCCAGCGTTCCTCTCCTGTAAGGGATGTGGTCAGCTTCTGGGAGACACACCTTTGGGGGCAGGCTTAGATCTTG GTGTAGGACTCGACCTAGGGGCAGAGCTTTATTGTCTCTCCTGTGAGGAGGGCCTCCAGCATGGCACCTCCATCGACTCCTCTCAGTTGGACGGTTCCAACCTGTCCGATAGATCCCTCGGCGGCAGCTCCAAAAATAAGAGGAGAAACGTAGACAAAGCCAGCGGTGTTGCGGACCCCGCCCCTAAACTGTACTCCTGTTCGCTGTGCACCTTTACCTCGCGCTACTCCAACCATCTCAAACGCCACATGCGGACCCATGACGGCCAGAAGCCGTACCGCTGCCCCGTCTGCCCCTACGCCTCAGCCCAGCTCGTCAACCTGCAGCGCCACGCCCGCACACACACCGGGGAGAAACCGTACAGGTGCCACCAGTGCAGCTACGCCTGCAGCTCCCTCGGCAACCTGCGCAGACACCAGCGCATGCACACGCAGGAGAGACCACagaggagggagaaggagaaaagACGGGGAAGACGGAAAAAGGCAAACAGTGATGCTGAAGAAG TCATGTCAGACCTGACCCTACGAGTGTCCCAGGACTCTGCTTACCTCCAGACGTTGGGAGGACTCGGCTCCCCCTCCGGCCCCCTTCCAGTCCTCCTCTTCCCGCTCTGCTGCCGGGTGTGCGGCCTCACCCTGGAGGAGTCTGACCTAGAGGGCGACAGGGcagagggagaggtggagggCGATGGAGGACAG GTTTGCCGCCGTTGCTCCAAAGACAACTCAAGGGCTCCCTGCAGCAGGGACGTGTCTCGGGGATCCCGGCGCGGTCAGCGCAGCAACAAGCTGTACCGCTGCCCTCACTGCCCCTTCCTGTCCCACTACCCCAACCATCTGGCCCGCCACTCCCACGTCCACTCAGAGGAGAAGCCTCACCGCTGCCCGCACTGCCCCTACACCTCCTCACATCTCGACAACCTCAAGCGGCACCTGCGTGTGCACACAGGCGAGAAGCCTTACCAGTGCCCGTCGTGCAGCTACGCCTGCGGGAACTTGGCTAACCTGCGACGTCACGAGCGCATCCACTCGGGCGCCAAGCCGTTCCACTGTTCCATCTGCGGCTACTCCTGCAACCAGAGCATGAACCTGAAGAGGCACATGCTGCGGCACACGGGCGAGAAGCCGTACGCATGCGGCGAGTGCGGCTACACCACGGGCCACTGGGACAACTACAAACGCCACCAGAGGAAGCATGGGCACAACACGGACAGCTGGGACAAACACGCGCCCATCAACGGCCTCGGCTGGGGGCAAGACACTCAGGAGAGCCAGAGTCAGGGACAGGAGCACTCTtag
- the znf513b gene encoding zinc finger protein 513 isoform X2: MTVFSLSVEDDSSAPTDSTFPAFLSCKGCGQLLGDTPLGAGLDLGVGLDLGAELYCLSCEEGLQHGTSIDSSQLDGSNLSDRSLGGSSKNKRRNVDKASGVADPAPKLYSCSLCTFTSRYSNHLKRHMRTHDGQKPYRCPVCPYASAQLVNLQRHARTHTGEKPYRCHQCSYACSSLGNLRRHQRMHTQERPQRREKEKRRGRRKKANSDAEEVMSDLTLRVSQDSAYLQTLGGLGSPSGPLPVLLFPLCCRVCGLTLEESDLEGDRAEGEVEGDGGQVCRRCSKDNSRAPCSRDVSRGSRRGQRSNKLYRCPHCPFLSHYPNHLARHSHVHSEEKPHRCPHCPYTSSHLDNLKRHLRVHTGEKPYQCPSCSYACGNLANLRRHERIHSGAKPFHCSICGYSCNQSMNLKRHMLRHTGEKPYACGECGYTTGHWDNYKRHQRKHGHNTDSWDKHAPINGLGWGQDTQESQSQGQEHS; this comes from the exons ATGACTGTCTTCTCTCTAAGTGTGGAGGACGACTCGTCAGCACCGACAGACTCCACCTTCCCAGCGTTCCTCTCCTGTAAGGGATGTGGTCAGCTTCTGGGAGACACACCTTTGGGGGCAGGCTTAGATCTTG GTGTAGGACTCGACCTAGGGGCAGAGCTTTATTGTCTCTCCTGTGAGGAGGGCCTCCAGCATGGCACCTCCATCGACTCCTCTCAGTTGGACGGTTCCAACCTGTCCGATAGATCCCTCGGCGGCAGCTCCAAAAATAAGAGGAGAAACGTAGACAAAGCCAGCGGTGTTGCGGACCCCGCCCCTAAACTGTACTCCTGTTCGCTGTGCACCTTTACCTCGCGCTACTCCAACCATCTCAAACGCCACATGCGGACCCATGACGGCCAGAAGCCGTACCGCTGCCCCGTCTGCCCCTACGCCTCAGCCCAGCTCGTCAACCTGCAGCGCCACGCCCGCACACACACCGGGGAGAAACCGTACAGGTGCCACCAGTGCAGCTACGCCTGCAGCTCCCTCGGCAACCTGCGCAGACACCAGCGCATGCACACGCAGGAGAGACCACagaggagggagaaggagaaaagACGGGGAAGACGGAAAAAGGCAAACAGTGATGCTGAAGAAG TCATGTCAGACCTGACCCTACGAGTGTCCCAGGACTCTGCTTACCTCCAGACGTTGGGAGGACTCGGCTCCCCCTCCGGCCCCCTTCCAGTCCTCCTCTTCCCGCTCTGCTGCCGGGTGTGCGGCCTCACCCTGGAGGAGTCTGACCTAGAGGGCGACAGGGcagagggagaggtggagggCGATGGAGGACAG GTTTGCCGCCGTTGCTCCAAAGACAACTCAAGGGCTCCCTGCAGCAGGGACGTGTCTCGGGGATCCCGGCGCGGTCAGCGCAGCAACAAGCTGTACCGCTGCCCTCACTGCCCCTTCCTGTCCCACTACCCCAACCATCTGGCCCGCCACTCCCACGTCCACTCAGAGGAGAAGCCTCACCGCTGCCCGCACTGCCCCTACACCTCCTCACATCTCGACAACCTCAAGCGGCACCTGCGTGTGCACACAGGCGAGAAGCCTTACCAGTGCCCGTCGTGCAGCTACGCCTGCGGGAACTTGGCTAACCTGCGACGTCACGAGCGCATCCACTCGGGCGCCAAGCCGTTCCACTGTTCCATCTGCGGCTACTCCTGCAACCAGAGCATGAACCTGAAGAGGCACATGCTGCGGCACACGGGCGAGAAGCCGTACGCATGCGGCGAGTGCGGCTACACCACGGGCCACTGGGACAACTACAAACGCCACCAGAGGAAGCATGGGCACAACACGGACAGCTGGGACAAACACGCGCCCATCAACGGCCTCGGCTGGGGGCAAGACACTCAGGAGAGCCAGAGTCAGGGACAGGAGCACTCTtag
- the LOC113015927 gene encoding ermin → MEEEDVDEKRIEQDRQITGGNAEGVKVEKLREHHAENEKEDPQSAETLHHGTENKAPRVLTDGEKGAVAAKTHSRDIYPTSPSSDKEAFLSSTDASHQTAAAHSVTDTNVPCADAHLNLSEQTETSQRSLQEQERHPGERAGVEEADNSGNTPPVLHTDLQTSLCRPEDKVTLMEAPAQSSMEDEQESKISSGTVKHPMKTVRSPVMNGEADAADDKKKDGQQSSKYKTVSYRKIPRGNTRQRIDEFESMFNS, encoded by the exons ATGGAAGAAGAAGATGTAGATGAAAAGAGAATAGAGCAAGACAGACAGATAACAGGAGGAAATGCAGAAGGAGTCAAAGTGGAGAAGCTGAGAGAGCATCACGCTGAAAATGAAAAGGAg GACCCACAATCTGCTGAAACTCTGCATCACGGCACAGAAAACAAAGCTCCCAGAGTCCTCACAGACGGAGAGAAAGGGGCTGTCGCTGCCAAAACCCACAGCAGGGACATTTATCCCACATCGCCGAGCAGTGACAAGGAGGCTTTTCTGAGCAGCACAGACGCTTCACACCAAACTGCTGCTGCACACAGTGTGACAGACACAAACGTTCCCTGTGCTGACGCTCATCTGAATCTAAGTGAACAAACAGAGACGTCGCAGCGTAGTTTACAGGAGCAAGAGCGGCATCCAGGTGAAAGAGCTGGAGTAGAAGAAGCAGACAACTCCGGAAATACTCCACCTGTATTGCACACAG ACCTACAGACATCGCTTTGCAGACCAGAGGACAAAGTGACACTGATGGAAGCTCCTGCTCAGTCCTCGATGGAAGATGAACAAGAGAGCAAAATCTCCTCTGGCACAGTAAAACATCCAATGAAAACCGTAAGGTCTCCTGTGATGAATGGTGAGGCTGATGCTGCAGATGACAAGAAGAAAGATGGCCAACAATCATCGAAGTACAAAACAGTGTCCTACAGAAAGATCCCCAGAGGAAACACCAGGCAGAGGATTGATGAGTTTGAGTCCATGTTTAACTCGTGA